DNA sequence from the Megalops cyprinoides isolate fMegCyp1 chromosome 24, fMegCyp1.pri, whole genome shotgun sequence genome:
AGCTCCCCCAATGTCACTACACGTGATGCCGTTACACCGACTATTTAGATTGTCCAAACTCAGACAGGTCATTTATATAATATAGGGCTTCAAGACGTCGACACagtaaattcaaatatttacagcacacTCAAAACTGCGCTGTCGCGAATGTTCTGCCCAACATACGGAGCTCCATCTCGCTGGCGGTGACAGCAGGAGGGCTCATGGCGGATGCGGGACGCGGTATTGCCACCGCACTTCTCGAATGCACCAAATGCGTTCTGAACAGTGACTGTTCCAGCTTCGCACGCCACGCACCGGAGAGCTGACGCGTTCAGCTTTCACCAGAACACCCGCACTTTGGAAACTAGCTATATGTGGCAATCCACCAGCTGTGGATATTACAGGCAACTTATTCAGCTCCGTGGCCAGCCAGCGAGACGGGAATTTTGCTATGATGATTTGACAGATTGCTGTTCTCTCTAACAAATCAACGCTGTTTAAGTATATAGTAGTAGGTATATCTAAAATAGCTGGCTAATTAGCTACTGTTTCGATAGCTATGTGAAGTAGACAACTAGCACATTAGCGTGGTGAAAACACGAAGACACCACTTTGCTGACGAGCCAACTTCATCCTCACAGTACCTAGTTACCTGTTTCATTTATCAACAGGTCGGGGCCGCTGTTATTTTTCTATCGATTTATTGTGCTTCTCGTCAAAAACGTGTCGTCAGTCTATTAGTCCACACAGATTTGCTTTCTATAATAAAGTTAGCTAGCCAATGTTTTCCAGGGCGAAATCTTTGACATACAGCAAGATAGCTGATGTCACCAACAGCATATCAAGccaagctaactagctagcggTTATAGCCAAACTTTTTTTCTCGCTCTGAACACCTACACTTTAGCTACCCTTGACatacataatgtaaaaaaaaaaatgtaatgtaaaaaatctgTGCATAAACGAACATTCCAgcagttttatttctgtactGAGCCATGATACGGCTGAAGCTAAGCTGCTATTCTGATCAACATCCCGCAACAAGGTAGCCTACCTAACAGCTATCTTAGCTGGATGCCTGAGGCAGAGTTGTTTGTTACACCCGGATACAAACATAGACAGAATGTTTTAAAGGGGATTACATTAACATGCACCCGATTCAACAGGCGTGATTTGCGTATTTTCTCTGAATGAAGAGTGTGTTGCTTTGTGCTTGCGACGGGCCTCGGTGCGGTGCGCAACCCTCCCTGCGCAGCGAGCGCATCGGGCGCTTTCCAGCAGCGGCAGCGGCGCGCCGTCCCCCAAACGCAGCCCACGAAGCCTTACTCCTGCCCTGCCATTTCACAGGACGATCACATTACCTTCCAGTTGGCGTATAACCGCTTGATCCGGCGGTAATAGGCTTCCTTGTCCAGGTTTACAGCCATGGTTCCCCGGATCTTCCGAACTCCAGGTCCTGGCTTCAACCAAGGCCGGCTGAGGTGTCACGCAGCTTCCACGCCGTGCCTGTTATCGCCAGCTTACACTCCCTTGctgctgtaatttattttgtacattcgggaaaaaagaaaagaaaaaaaacgcatgtatttattttaattgtacaCGGTATATTAAGTGTCACTCGCCTGGTGTAAACGCTCGTCTCtcaaaaactgtaatttaactgtaaaatagCCCGAGgctaatttgtgttttttttatattcatacataaatatacgTCTAGTGTACTGCTGGTTTCCCtacgcacagacacacggatACGcatatgtttattaaaattacctcctcctcctcctcctcctcccctccctctttgtcACTCCGCCCTCGCCGTTCGCGCGCGTGGAGCTGCCCGGGCGACAGCAGCTAACGGGCCGGTGACGACATATGACGTCAGAAATGAATCCAGCGTTTTTGTTTTGCCTCTTCCCTACCGTTTTTATCGATCAGCAAAATCTACTTTACGAGTGTGTTTTGCGTTCGGTTAGTGTGTGTAGCGTTACGCATTCATCGTGACATCGTGGTGTGTTTCGGTGGACTGCCTCACTGACGGCGGGGACGCGGCTGCTCCCACGCCCCCGACTCCCTTTGTTGCGATGTTTTTCACTCCCCCCAGCGCCCTCCTGCTGCCGCTCACAGCGCATGCGCTGCGTCCCTGCGCGTCGGAGGCGCTGCAGGGCGGAGCTGGAGCTCTCGTCACCGTGGGGAACCTCCGTAAACCACAAAATGCAGCACACGGTTTTCGATCAAGACCTCCAAACGGACGCGTTTGATCCCTTTCAAATAACATCTGCTGTTCAAAGACAAATTATAACTTTTGTAAAACACTTGCGCCACACACTTGTTTTCATCTGAAGCTTTaccttaatttaatttaatatggaTTTCAGCCCTACCTGCCTGCTCAGTCCTACCTGcctgctctcagtctctctgcccTACCTGcctgctctcagtctctctgcccTACCTGcctgctctcagtctctctgcccTACCTGcctgctctcagtctctctgcccTACctgcctgctctgtctctcagttgtcagaagacattttcattgtaaaGATTCAATcttcttcattttcttaaaatgaaactTAGTAGTTCTGGGATTGTGGGAAAACATTCTATTGGCTACAGCCCTAAGCAGAGGACAAAATCAATCAGATGACGATTTAGCACCTTTAAGCGTGGaaacaaaagtttaaaacattttcactgtatcAAGCTCACCCACAACAACACACCACTCAGAAGTGtcttcttctgtttttatttctgtagccACTGATTAATATTCGGAAAACTGGGTTAACAGTCAATCctttgacaattaaaaaaaagaaattattctcCAAGAAACCATAACAAAAAATCCTAAACATTTTCCTCTTTACATGATATACACTTATTTTCCAGGATTTTAGGACTTCATATCTTCCactcaaaaaagaaattaaaaaaggtACCAAAATAAGGACCATTTAGCTCATATATGTTTTCTAACACCGAGATAAAAAGggcaccgtttttttttttggaaaatgactAGCAGTTTACCTTACAAATATATCACATGTACATCTATTTGGTAGCCAGTACAAAAAATAGCACTAGGAGTGTTTGCTCGGACATCAGGACAGCAGTTGAAGAACACTTGGTACATCCAAACGAACACCTTCCCCGGGTTTTCTCCCGGAGGCGGCCGGGGCGGCACGCCCAGCGTCTGTACCAGGACAGAGCTCACCTGTGTAACAGCACTGGGACAGAGCTCACCTCACACAGCTGCCTGTGGTGCCAGACAGCCacagtcccagaatgcactgctgcGGCTGGTCAGGGCTCCGTCTCTGTGTgacctctctcactctgcctttCCCTCGGCAGGGACACAGCGAGAGTTCCCTCCatacagctctctctctctctctctcaaacatttatgacacataaaaaaaaaaaacaaataaaatgatcttTACACTCGAGGGTGCTcttttcagtgtgtctgagaCCGAGAAGAGGTAGGGGTATGATGAGCACTTTCAGAATGAGAAGGAagctccctctcacactccaGCTGACTGCTCTGCAccccactctccatctctctgtatctgtctgttctctccatttctcccccccccgcctcctcctcctcctccacccccctcctcctgcttttCACTTGACAGTGGTGGTGGAGTTCTGTCCTCTTATGGAACACCAGGCCATGAAGATATCTCTGCAATGTCACAGGAAAGGCATCATCATGTCAGGAGCATACACCAGATACTGACCTGGGTGTATCCCtgcagtaagtgtgtgtgtgtatgtgtgtgtgtgcttacctgcagtgtgtgtgtgtgtgcttacctgcagtgtgtgtgtgtgtgcgcgcttacctgcagtgtgtgtgtgtgtgtgtgcttacctgcagtgtgtgtgtgtgtgtgcgcttacctgcagtgtgtgtgtgtgtgcgcttacctgcagtgtgtgtgtgtgtgcgcttacctgcagtgtgtgtgtctgtgcgcttacctgcagtgtgtgtgtgtgtgtgcttacctgcagtgtgtgtgtgtgcttacctgcagtgtgtgtgtgtgcttacctgcagtgtgtgtgtgtgtgtgtgtgtgtgtgtgtgcttacctgcagtgtgtgtgtgtgtgtgtttgcgcttacctgcagtgtgtgtgtctgtgcgcttacctgcagtgtgtgtgtgtgtgtgcttacctgcagtgtgtgtgtgtgtgtgtgcttacctgcagtgtgtgtgtgtgcttacctgcagtgtgtgtgtgtgcttacctgcagtgtgtgtgtgtgtgtgcttacctgcagtgtgtgtgtgtgtgtgtgtgtgtgcttacctgcagtgtgtgtgtgtgtgcttacctgcagtgtgtgtgtgtgtgtgtgcttacctgcagtgggtgtgtgtgcttacctgcagtgtgtgtgtgtgtgtgtgtgtgcttacctgcagtgtgtgtgtgtgtgtgtgcttacctgcagtgggtgtgtgtgcttacctgcagtgtgtgtgtgtgcttacctgcagtgtgtgtgtgtgtgcttacctgcagtgtgagtgtgtgtgcttacctgcAGTGGGTGGCCACACACTCATTGCTGCAGTACTCTCTGTCCCAGTCCTTGCTCTCCACAGGGGGGTTGGTGCAGCCGGCTCGGATACAGCGCccgggggggccggggggggccACCTCAGGGCCCGGGGACACATtcagctccacctccatctGAAAGAGCACAGGACCATCAGAACAGGGCCACACCCTGAGCCAGAATCTCACACAGCGAAACCAAGGCACCCCCCTACCTCTCCCGCGGGGAACTCCTCCGACTCGGCCACCTCCTCAGCACcggagggggaggagccggTTACCACGGACACAGGAAGCGCGGGTGTGGCGTGAGCAGGCGctggcacagaggaggaagaggcggGGCCTGCCGACATGGCAGCTGCGGCTGACGTCACAATAATGGGCGTGGCCAGCTCGGCCTGCAAGGTGGCAGGGACAATCTTGATCtgaagggggggaggaggggttgtGGTGACAGACACCGCCAcagtggccccgcccccaccgcGGGGTTTGGCCTGgagcgggggaggggcgggggagTGCACCATCTGCTggaggcgggggggcgggggggtgttcTGCATCTGCTGCAGGGGCGGGGGCTGGCGGGCGGCAGGGGCGGTGGCCTGCAGGCCGCGCGTGGCGGGAATCACCGTCACCACAGAGGTGGGGATCTGCTGCAGCTGCGCCCCCCCCGCCAGCATCTGCTTAGAGATGATGATCTTAGTGACAGTAGGGGGGTTGGGTGCGGGGGCCGGGGTGGGGGCAAGGGCGGGCGGGGCCCCGGGGGCTTTGTGCGCCCCCGTGCGTGAGCGTGTGGTCACCTGCGGCAGGTCCAGGATAATGTTGGAGGTGCAGATGTTGGTGATGGTGTTCTGGTCAGGGGCGTGGTGGGGAATTCGGGCGGGgcgcgggggggtgggggaggggacaggggcAGGCACAGGGGCAGAgacgggagggggaggggaggctgagCTGTCCATCACATCAGAGCTGGCCTGaaggcagatggagagagagagaaagagagaggagagagtgctTAATGCACATTTAACTGGTATGACTCTCCCACTGTGAAAAGCACGAAACCCACGACAAGCACCAGAAAACCATGGAGCCCAAACACCCTCACATCATTCTGAGTGACACGGAGAGGGGAGAACTCAGAGACACCAAGCAGAGCCAGAGTGACACGGAGAGGGGAGAACTCAGAGACACCCAGCAGAGCCAGAGTGACACGGAGAGGGGAGAACTCAGAGACACCCAGCAGAGCCAGAGTGACACGGAGAGGGGAGAACTCAGAGACACCAAGCAGAGCCAGGATAACTCACACATATCAGGACAACACCATGATCTCGGTCAGTGTAGTGACATATGGCTAACTCCACCAGCTTAGTGTGAATTTTAGTGCTGCTCCTATAGAGGGCGTGCCTGTTCCCTTGGGTGAATTCCACCCTGTGTGGTAGTGCCTCTGTATGATTGGTCCCCTCACAGTTTGGAGGCATGTGATTGGGCAAGTGCCTCTCACCTGAGAGAGCTGATTGGCCTTGTAAGCTGCCAGTGCTTTCAGGTACTCCTTCTTTGCCGCCTCCGTCTTCCTCTTGTACACCTAAAAGGAGAGAAACCTGATTATAGCTGCTGTGTTTAAAACTTCcccatcacagcacacagacactcagtaCCCACCACTCTGAGCTCACTGCAGTCTAATGCTGTTTGCACAAGacacaattacattacagtaatccCTAACATTTCAGGCCAAAAGagtgtagggtgtgtgtgtgagagagactgtaaggtgtgtgtgtgagagagactgtaaggtgtgtgtgtgagagagactgtaaggtgtgtgtgtgtgtgagactgtaagGTGTGTGTACCTGCTTCTGCTCCTCGCCCAGGCTGTCCCACATGGACGCTACGATCTTGGACACCTCCCCGAAGGTGGCGCTGGGGTTCTGGCCCTTGATGGCggcctgtgtgtctctgaagaACAGGGCGTAGGCGGAGACCGGCTTCTGCGGCTCGTTAGggtccttcttcttcttccccttcttccctgctcctcctcctcctcctcctcccgccgCTGCCACGGCCACCATCGCCGGCTTGCCCCCACCCCTCCGCACCAGCGCAGGGGGGGCGctggaggggggcggggccgagCCCGACAACGAGGGGCTGAGCGAGATGGCCGCAGGGGAGATGgacaggggggcgggggagtcCACCAGCACAGTCTTctgggagggatggagagagcagaggaaaagggagagagggggagtgtggCGGAAGAGAGCCAGAGGGTCAGCACACTGGCAGAAGTGTTACGAGCATTTTATAAAAACAGATGCAGCTTCCCTTGGACAGGCAAGGAAGAAGGACCTACAGGTATGTCAGAACCACATGAGGAAGCCAAGATGAATAAGTACTATTAAAGTGAAAGGCATAAGTAACAGCTGTGTTAACGCTGCTGTGGCTCCCAGCCCCTGTGCAGTGTGCTGCATGTGAGCTGCAGCGGGTCTCAGCTGCGACCGGCCAGAGACCATCACTGCAGGCCACTGCCACAGCACCTACcttcacacagcaaacagacagagggagagtgagacaggtaataaccacacagagacagagggagagtgagacaggtaataaccacacagagacagagggagagtgagacaggtaATAACC
Encoded proteins:
- the LOC118771026 gene encoding TOX high mobility group box family member 4-A-like isoform X3, which translates into the protein MEFPGGSDNYLSIPGASHPFLSSAETFHTPSLGDEEFEIPPISLDPDSALTVSDVVSHFGELGDGGGVEDPSVSGAVVGGNDPSFASPFASTPSQSLEHLSLGVMSQPGGGALLSSTLGMDLGHTIGSHFSSSSPMTIDVPLSDMNHGLLGHNQLTTIDQSELSSQLGLSLGGGAILTRSGSPDQPLSATPSPSDSLQDEDMEDFKQKTVLVDSPAPLSISPAAISLSPSLSGSAPPPSSAPPALVRRGGGKPAMVAVAAAGGGGGGGAGKKGKKKKDPNEPQKPVSAYALFFRDTQAAIKGQNPSATFGEVSKIVASMWDSLGEEQKQVYKRKTEAAKKEYLKALAAYKANQLSQASSDVMDSSASPPPPVSAPVPAPVPSPTPPRPARIPHHAPDQNTITNICTSNIILDLPQVTTRSRTGAHKAPGAPPALAPTPAPAPNPPTVTKIIISKQMLAGGAQLQQIPTSVVTVIPATRGLQATAPAARQPPPLQQMQNTPPPPRLQQMVHSPAPPPLQAKPRGGGGATVAVSVTTTPPPPLQIKIVPATLQAELATPIIVTSAAAAMSAGPASSSSVPAPAHATPALPVSVVTGSSPSGAEEVAESEEFPAGEMEVELNVSPGPEVAPPGPPGRCIRAGCTNPPVESKDWDREYCSNECVATHCRDIFMAWCSIRGQNSTTTVK
- the LOC118771026 gene encoding TOX high mobility group box family member 4-A-like isoform X1, giving the protein MRRSITMELNFYSDLSDGTEQHSEFMDSQPHSGYDSINKFPGGSDNYLSIPGASHPFLSSAETFHTPSLGDEEFEIPPISLDPDSALTVSDVVSHFGELGDGGGVEDPSVSGAVVGGNDPSFASPFASTPSQSLEHLSLGVMSQPGGGALLSSTLGMDLGHTIGSHFSSSSPMTIDVPLSDMNHGLLGHNQLTTIDQSELSSQLGLSLGGGAILTRSGSPDQPLSATPSPSDSLQDEDMEDFKQKTVLVDSPAPLSISPAAISLSPSLSGSAPPPSSAPPALVRRGGGKPAMVAVAAAGGGGGGGAGKKGKKKKDPNEPQKPVSAYALFFRDTQAAIKGQNPSATFGEVSKIVASMWDSLGEEQKQVYKRKTEAAKKEYLKALAAYKANQLSQASSDVMDSSASPPPPVSAPVPAPVPSPTPPRPARIPHHAPDQNTITNICTSNIILDLPQVTTRSRTGAHKAPGAPPALAPTPAPAPNPPTVTKIIISKQMLAGGAQLQQIPTSVVTVIPATRGLQATAPAARQPPPLQQMQNTPPPPRLQQMVHSPAPPPLQAKPRGGGGATVAVSVTTTPPPPLQIKIVPATLQAELATPIIVTSAAAAMSAGPASSSSVPAPAHATPALPVSVVTGSSPSGAEEVAESEEFPAGEMEVELNVSPGPEVAPPGPPGRCIRAGCTNPPVESKDWDREYCSNECVATHCRDIFMAWCSIRGQNSTTTVK
- the LOC118771026 gene encoding TOX high mobility group box family member 4-A-like isoform X2 — its product is MRRSITMELNFYSDLSDGTEQHSEFMDSQPHSGYDSINKFPGGSDNYLSIPGASHPFLSSAETFHTPSLGDEEFEIPPISLDPDSALTVSDVVSHFGELGDGGGVEDPSVSGAVVGGNDPSFASPFASTPSQSLEHLSLGVMSQPGGGALLSSTLGMDLGHTIGSHFSSSSPMTIDVPLSDMNHGLLGHNQLTTIDQSELSSQLGLSLGGGAILTRSGSPDQPLSATPSPSDSLQDEDMEDFKQTVLVDSPAPLSISPAAISLSPSLSGSAPPPSSAPPALVRRGGGKPAMVAVAAAGGGGGGGAGKKGKKKKDPNEPQKPVSAYALFFRDTQAAIKGQNPSATFGEVSKIVASMWDSLGEEQKQVYKRKTEAAKKEYLKALAAYKANQLSQASSDVMDSSASPPPPVSAPVPAPVPSPTPPRPARIPHHAPDQNTITNICTSNIILDLPQVTTRSRTGAHKAPGAPPALAPTPAPAPNPPTVTKIIISKQMLAGGAQLQQIPTSVVTVIPATRGLQATAPAARQPPPLQQMQNTPPPPRLQQMVHSPAPPPLQAKPRGGGGATVAVSVTTTPPPPLQIKIVPATLQAELATPIIVTSAAAAMSAGPASSSSVPAPAHATPALPVSVVTGSSPSGAEEVAESEEFPAGEMEVELNVSPGPEVAPPGPPGRCIRAGCTNPPVESKDWDREYCSNECVATHCRDIFMAWCSIRGQNSTTTVK